In a single window of the Falco rusticolus isolate bFalRus1 chromosome 13, bFalRus1.pri, whole genome shotgun sequence genome:
- the LOC119156503 gene encoding GEM-interacting protein isoform X2, producing MNGPATRASTIPGHRAGRVDLVANEVLHVTKHLRNIGRKLQNFRELFRKGEVTSASVEAKLADLLQAISSFLNTCPALTGDAIQPAVAALIANIDGLNNQERAPENRKRYSEIFRSLDAIEISIGNTTVDMFTNDADGTDDGDVTTEREVIPLSESFCKSKTSSERQVQADITVQEADKMLIRCEGGIDAALEYAKMWCKYVKELLSWIEKRLSYETEFAKGMVKIAESGRNAILQQHNMPLRMLYAMVLEHDIKIGNSATETAGLLQQKEFYQPLSAKKNEIEKWRKEFKDQWTKEQKRMNESLSTLRKSRLQYIQRCEELEKAKQLSAKAEDEYQSTAISHPGSANKQLEKRRRSCEEAQAKVQETEAFYKTCISDANFRRQELEKVRARIVSHIRKLIYQGDEVLTWVTLRMFKQRQTQSEQIPVGYQYLSEVCKPYKAGEKYLEFIQALQKKDIHVEVFEFEPLASGGQRSPPSSKKKVALHYTGPSSAAKDASMPEDTSRKQFSTNSEQSANRSLCSDTESLGGSCESRSLDSPSSSPGNSNRKLSKAPSTGTMSSSDDFEERDSLQTFENENGTSQQQFKNILLSSAAQTHRLRKLRGPSKCRECDTFMVSGFECEEVPRDFPEEVPFIVVKCTSEIEARALGVQGIYRISGSKARVEKLCQAFENGRSLVELSEHSPHDITGVLKHFLKELSVPVLLSQLYDDLIALAKDLQKPGEKLDGAGLASDPIQSMKELLSKLPGSNYNTLRHLIAHLYRVAEKYEENKMSPNNLGIVFGPTLIRPGSGSDVSMSCLVDSGYQAQIVEFLIQNYERVFGMDDLPSSLSLGCENSSQEASTEKDEGPQSPSTDQAITLENFSSKHGLSVNCVSDNSPCREAANELTLEGARSLCSVDAPEMNTSASSELEDLEDSVQEKPDSDSDTVLGTQPRCHFSRQPIKYIRTQAKTKPVIPKSASLPLRTTTLANMATESGAEGNLTDSSSTAKDVLEDSTSSRTILTDMSTLKHHSGTRQNLRHFEITQETARIVSKFKVNDTSASPEPSLESTGATEKAEDLSPGTYL from the exons ATGAACGGGCCGGCAACCAGGGCCAGCACCATCCCTGGCCACCGTGCCGGCCGCGTGGACCTCGTGGCCAATGAGGTGCTCCATGTCACCAAACACCTGAGGAACATCGGCAGGAAATTGCAGAACTTCCGCGAGCTCTTCCGAAAag GAGAAGTTACTTCAGCTTCTGTGGAAGCCAAGCTGGCAGACTTACTGCAAGCCATCTCCTCCTTCCTGAACACGTGTCCTGCTTTGACCGGGGATGCCATCCAGCCTGCCGTAGCAGCCCTTATCGCCAATATCGACG GTCTCAACAACCAAGAGAGGGCACCTGAAAATAGGAAGCGGTACAGTGAGATATTCCGGAGCCTGGATGCCATAGAAATCTCAATTGGAAACAC GACGGTTGACATGTTCACCAACGATGCTGATGGCACCGATGATGGAGATGTGACCACAGAAAGAGAGGTCATTCCG TTGAGTGAAAGTTTCTGCAAGAGCAAAACCAGTTCAGAGAGGCAAGTGCAAGCAGACATAACAG TTCAGGAGGCAGACAAAATGCTGATAAGATGCGAAGGTGGCATCGACGCAGCCCTCGAATATGCCAAAATGTGGTGTAAATATGTCAAAGAGCTTCTCAGCTGGATTGAGAAACGCCTGAGTTACG AGACAGAGTTTGCCAAAGGGATGGTGAAGATAGCAGAATCGGGACGAAACGCCATCCTCCAACAG CACAACATGCCTCTTCGCATGCTGTATGCTATGGTGCTGGAACACGACATAAAGATTGGAAATTCAGCTACTGAGACCGCAGGATTGCTCCAACAGAAGGAATTCTACCAG CCTCTGTCagccaagaaaaatgaaattgagaAATGGAGGAAAGAATTCAAGGATCAGTGGACAAAGGAGCAAAAGAGAATG AATGAATCCCTGTCGACCCTGCGCAAGTCCCGCCTGCAATACATACAGCGCTGCGAGGAGCTGGAGAAAGCCAAGCAGCTGAGCGCCAAGGCAGAGGACGAATACCAAAGCACCGCCATCAGCCACCCTGGCAGCGCCAacaagcagctggagaagcGGCGCCGTTCGTGTGAGGAGGCACAAGCCAAG GTTCAGGAGACAGAAGCTTTCTACAAGACGTGCATCAGCGACGCCAATTTTCGGCGACAAGAACTGGAGAAAGTGCGAGCCCGGATCGTCTCCCACATCCGGAAGCTCATTTACCAAGGGGATGAGGTGCTGACGTGG GTCACTTTAAGGATGTTCAAGCAGCGGCAGACTCAGTCAGAACAGATTCCGGTGGGATACCAGTACCTGTCAGAGGTCTGCAAGCCGTACAAAGCGGGTGAGAAATACCTGGAATTCatccaggctctgcagaagaAAGACATTCACGTGGAAGTGTTTGAATTTGAGCCGCTCGCTTCTGGAGggcagag gtcccctcccagcagcaaaaagaagGTGGCATTGCATTACACAGGACCCTCTTCCGCAGCAAAGGATGCCAGCATGCCAGAAGATACCTCTAGAAAGCAGTTCTCCACAAACAGCGAACAGA GCGCGAACAGATCCCTCTGCAGTGACACAGAAAGCCTTGGTGGAAGCTGTGAATCCCGGTCCCTGGATTCTCCCAGTTCTAGCCCAG GAAACTCCAACAGGAAATTGTCGAAAGCTCCATCCACTGGCACCATGTCCTCCTCCGATGATTTTGAAGAGAGAGATTCCTTGCAGACTTTTGAAAATG AAAACGGCACATCCCAGCAGCAGTTTAAGAACATCCTCCTCTCCAGCGCGGCGCAGACTCACCGGCTTCGGAAGCTGCGGGGACCGTCCAAGTGCAGGGAGTGCGACACCTTCATGGTCAGCGGCTTCGAGTGCGAGGAG GTGCCTCGAGATTTCCCAGAAGAAGTTCCCTTCATAGTGGTGAAATGCACCTCAGAAATCGAAGCCCGGGCCCTCGGGGTGCAG GGGATCTACCGGATAAGTGGATCTAAAGCACGGGTGGAGAAGCTGTGCCAGGCGTTCGAGAACGGCCGGAGCCTGGTCGAGCTCTCCGAGCACTCCCCTCATGACATCACGGGGGTCCTGAAGCATTTCCTGAAGGAA CTTTCAGTGCCGGTGCTGCTGTCTCAGCTCTACGATGACCTCATTGCGCTTGCCAAAGATTTGCAAAAACCTGGGGAGAAGCTGGACGGGGCAGGCTTGGCTTCCGACCCCATCCAGAGCATGAAGGAGTTGCTGAGCAAATTGCCTGGAAGCAACTACAACACTCTCCGGCACCTTATCGCACACCTGTACAG GGTGGCAGAGAAATACGAAGAGAACAAGATGTCCCCAAACAACCTGGGCATAGTATTTGGGCCAACTCTGATCCGGCCGGGCTCAGGGAGCGACGTCTCCATGTCGTGCCTGGTTGACTCTGGGTATCAAGCCCAGATTGTGGAATTTCTCATTCAGAACTACGAAAGGGTGTTTGGGATGGATGATCTGCCTTCATCCTTATCCCTTGGATGTGAAAATTCTTCGCAAGAAGCATCGACAGAGAAGGATGAAGGACCTCAGAGCCCAAGCACAGACCAGGCCATAACTCTAGAG AATTTCTCCTCCAAGCACGGTTTAAGTGTGAACTGTGTCTCTGATAACTCGCCTTGCAGGGAAGCCGCCAACGAGCTGACTCTGGAGGGAGCCCGCAGTCTGTGCAGCGTGGATGCTCCAG aGATGAATACAAGCGCTAGCTCTGAGCTGGAGGACCTGGAGGACTCTGTGCAGGAAAAGCCAGACAGTGATTCGGATACGGTCCTAGGGACCCAGCCCAGGTGCCATTTCAGCCGACAGCCCATAAAATATATCCGAACGCAGGCAAAAACGAAACCAGTCATTCCCAAGTCTGCCAGTTTGCCCTTGAGGACTACCACGTTAGCCAATATGGCAACAGAGTCTGGTGCAGAAGGCAATCTGACTGACAGCAGCTCCACGGCAAAGGACGTCCTGGAggacagcaccagcagcaggaccaTCTTGACTGACATGAGCACACTCAAGCACCACTCGGGAACGAGACAGAACCTCAGACATTTTGAGATCACGCAGGAAACGGCCAGGATTGTCTCAAAGTTTAAAGTCAATGACACTTCTGCATCTCCTGAGCCTTCTCTGGAGAGCACGGGAGCTACTGAGAAAGCAGAGGACCTCAGCCCAGGGACATAcctatag
- the LOC119156503 gene encoding GEM-interacting protein isoform X3, whose product MGDPEPSGLNNQERAPENRKRYSEIFRSLDAIEISIGNTTVDMFTNDADGTDDGDVTTEREVIPLSESFCKSKTSSERQVQADITVQEADKMLIRCEGGIDAALEYAKMWCKYVKELLSWIEKRLSYETEFAKGMVKIAESGRNAILQQHNMPLRMLYAMVLEHDIKIGNSATETAGLLQQKEFYQPLSAKKNEIEKWRKEFKDQWTKEQKRMNESLSTLRKSRLQYIQRCEELEKAKQLSAKAEDEYQSTAISHPGSANKQLEKRRRSCEEAQAKVQETEAFYKTCISDANFRRQELEKVRARIVSHIRKLIYQGDEVLTWVTLRMFKQRQTQSEQIPVGYQYLSEVCKPYKAGEKYLEFIQALQKKDIHVEVFEFEPLASGGQRSPPSSKKKVALHYTGPSSAAKDASMPEDTSRKQFSTNSEQSANRSLCSDTESLGGSCESRSLDSPSSSPGNSNRKLSKAPSTGTMSSSDDFEERDSLQTFENENGTSQQQFKNILLSSAAQTHRLRKLRGPSKCRECDTFMVSGFECEECCLACHKKCLENLLITCGHKKLPNRAPLFGIDFTQVPRDFPEEVPFIVVKCTSEIEARALGVQGIYRISGSKARVEKLCQAFENGRSLVELSEHSPHDITGVLKHFLKELSVPVLLSQLYDDLIALAKDLQKPGEKLDGAGLASDPIQSMKELLSKLPGSNYNTLRHLIAHLYRVAEKYEENKMSPNNLGIVFGPTLIRPGSGSDVSMSCLVDSGYQAQIVEFLIQNYERVFGMDDLPSSLSLGCENSSQEASTEKDEGPQSPSTDQAITLENFSSKHGLSVNCVSDNSPCREAANELTLEGARSLCSVDAPEMNTSASSELEDLEDSVQEKPDSDSDTVLGTQPRCHFSRQPIKYIRTQAKTKPVIPKSASLPLRTTTLANMATESGAEGNLTDSSSTAKDVLEDSTSSRTILTDMSTLKHHSGTRQNLRHFEITQETARIVSKFKVNDTSASPEPSLESTGATEKAEDLSPGTYL is encoded by the exons ATGGGAGACCCAGAACCGAGTG GTCTCAACAACCAAGAGAGGGCACCTGAAAATAGGAAGCGGTACAGTGAGATATTCCGGAGCCTGGATGCCATAGAAATCTCAATTGGAAACAC GACGGTTGACATGTTCACCAACGATGCTGATGGCACCGATGATGGAGATGTGACCACAGAAAGAGAGGTCATTCCG TTGAGTGAAAGTTTCTGCAAGAGCAAAACCAGTTCAGAGAGGCAAGTGCAAGCAGACATAACAG TTCAGGAGGCAGACAAAATGCTGATAAGATGCGAAGGTGGCATCGACGCAGCCCTCGAATATGCCAAAATGTGGTGTAAATATGTCAAAGAGCTTCTCAGCTGGATTGAGAAACGCCTGAGTTACG AGACAGAGTTTGCCAAAGGGATGGTGAAGATAGCAGAATCGGGACGAAACGCCATCCTCCAACAG CACAACATGCCTCTTCGCATGCTGTATGCTATGGTGCTGGAACACGACATAAAGATTGGAAATTCAGCTACTGAGACCGCAGGATTGCTCCAACAGAAGGAATTCTACCAG CCTCTGTCagccaagaaaaatgaaattgagaAATGGAGGAAAGAATTCAAGGATCAGTGGACAAAGGAGCAAAAGAGAATG AATGAATCCCTGTCGACCCTGCGCAAGTCCCGCCTGCAATACATACAGCGCTGCGAGGAGCTGGAGAAAGCCAAGCAGCTGAGCGCCAAGGCAGAGGACGAATACCAAAGCACCGCCATCAGCCACCCTGGCAGCGCCAacaagcagctggagaagcGGCGCCGTTCGTGTGAGGAGGCACAAGCCAAG GTTCAGGAGACAGAAGCTTTCTACAAGACGTGCATCAGCGACGCCAATTTTCGGCGACAAGAACTGGAGAAAGTGCGAGCCCGGATCGTCTCCCACATCCGGAAGCTCATTTACCAAGGGGATGAGGTGCTGACGTGG GTCACTTTAAGGATGTTCAAGCAGCGGCAGACTCAGTCAGAACAGATTCCGGTGGGATACCAGTACCTGTCAGAGGTCTGCAAGCCGTACAAAGCGGGTGAGAAATACCTGGAATTCatccaggctctgcagaagaAAGACATTCACGTGGAAGTGTTTGAATTTGAGCCGCTCGCTTCTGGAGggcagag gtcccctcccagcagcaaaaagaagGTGGCATTGCATTACACAGGACCCTCTTCCGCAGCAAAGGATGCCAGCATGCCAGAAGATACCTCTAGAAAGCAGTTCTCCACAAACAGCGAACAGA GCGCGAACAGATCCCTCTGCAGTGACACAGAAAGCCTTGGTGGAAGCTGTGAATCCCGGTCCCTGGATTCTCCCAGTTCTAGCCCAG GAAACTCCAACAGGAAATTGTCGAAAGCTCCATCCACTGGCACCATGTCCTCCTCCGATGATTTTGAAGAGAGAGATTCCTTGCAGACTTTTGAAAATG AAAACGGCACATCCCAGCAGCAGTTTAAGAACATCCTCCTCTCCAGCGCGGCGCAGACTCACCGGCTTCGGAAGCTGCGGGGACCGTCCAAGTGCAGGGAGTGCGACACCTTCATGGTCAGCGGCTTCGAGTGCGAGGAG TGCTGCCTGGCCTGCCACAAGAAGTGTCTTGAGAACCTGCTCATCACCTGCGGCCACAAGAAGCTGCCCAACCGTGCACCTCTTTTTGGCATTGACTTCACGCAGGTGCCTCGAGATTTCCCAGAAGAAGTTCCCTTCATAGTGGTGAAATGCACCTCAGAAATCGAAGCCCGGGCCCTCGGGGTGCAG GGGATCTACCGGATAAGTGGATCTAAAGCACGGGTGGAGAAGCTGTGCCAGGCGTTCGAGAACGGCCGGAGCCTGGTCGAGCTCTCCGAGCACTCCCCTCATGACATCACGGGGGTCCTGAAGCATTTCCTGAAGGAA CTTTCAGTGCCGGTGCTGCTGTCTCAGCTCTACGATGACCTCATTGCGCTTGCCAAAGATTTGCAAAAACCTGGGGAGAAGCTGGACGGGGCAGGCTTGGCTTCCGACCCCATCCAGAGCATGAAGGAGTTGCTGAGCAAATTGCCTGGAAGCAACTACAACACTCTCCGGCACCTTATCGCACACCTGTACAG GGTGGCAGAGAAATACGAAGAGAACAAGATGTCCCCAAACAACCTGGGCATAGTATTTGGGCCAACTCTGATCCGGCCGGGCTCAGGGAGCGACGTCTCCATGTCGTGCCTGGTTGACTCTGGGTATCAAGCCCAGATTGTGGAATTTCTCATTCAGAACTACGAAAGGGTGTTTGGGATGGATGATCTGCCTTCATCCTTATCCCTTGGATGTGAAAATTCTTCGCAAGAAGCATCGACAGAGAAGGATGAAGGACCTCAGAGCCCAAGCACAGACCAGGCCATAACTCTAGAG AATTTCTCCTCCAAGCACGGTTTAAGTGTGAACTGTGTCTCTGATAACTCGCCTTGCAGGGAAGCCGCCAACGAGCTGACTCTGGAGGGAGCCCGCAGTCTGTGCAGCGTGGATGCTCCAG aGATGAATACAAGCGCTAGCTCTGAGCTGGAGGACCTGGAGGACTCTGTGCAGGAAAAGCCAGACAGTGATTCGGATACGGTCCTAGGGACCCAGCCCAGGTGCCATTTCAGCCGACAGCCCATAAAATATATCCGAACGCAGGCAAAAACGAAACCAGTCATTCCCAAGTCTGCCAGTTTGCCCTTGAGGACTACCACGTTAGCCAATATGGCAACAGAGTCTGGTGCAGAAGGCAATCTGACTGACAGCAGCTCCACGGCAAAGGACGTCCTGGAggacagcaccagcagcaggaccaTCTTGACTGACATGAGCACACTCAAGCACCACTCGGGAACGAGACAGAACCTCAGACATTTTGAGATCACGCAGGAAACGGCCAGGATTGTCTCAAAGTTTAAAGTCAATGACACTTCTGCATCTCCTGAGCCTTCTCTGGAGAGCACGGGAGCTACTGAGAAAGCAGAGGACCTCAGCCCAGGGACATAcctatag
- the LOC119156503 gene encoding GEM-interacting protein isoform X1 translates to MNGPATRASTIPGHRAGRVDLVANEVLHVTKHLRNIGRKLQNFRELFRKGEVTSASVEAKLADLLQAISSFLNTCPALTGDAIQPAVAALIANIDGLNNQERAPENRKRYSEIFRSLDAIEISIGNTTVDMFTNDADGTDDGDVTTEREVIPLSESFCKSKTSSERQVQADITVQEADKMLIRCEGGIDAALEYAKMWCKYVKELLSWIEKRLSYETEFAKGMVKIAESGRNAILQQHNMPLRMLYAMVLEHDIKIGNSATETAGLLQQKEFYQPLSAKKNEIEKWRKEFKDQWTKEQKRMNESLSTLRKSRLQYIQRCEELEKAKQLSAKAEDEYQSTAISHPGSANKQLEKRRRSCEEAQAKVQETEAFYKTCISDANFRRQELEKVRARIVSHIRKLIYQGDEVLTWVTLRMFKQRQTQSEQIPVGYQYLSEVCKPYKAGEKYLEFIQALQKKDIHVEVFEFEPLASGGQRSPPSSKKKVALHYTGPSSAAKDASMPEDTSRKQFSTNSEQSANRSLCSDTESLGGSCESRSLDSPSSSPGNSNRKLSKAPSTGTMSSSDDFEERDSLQTFENENGTSQQQFKNILLSSAAQTHRLRKLRGPSKCRECDTFMVSGFECEECCLACHKKCLENLLITCGHKKLPNRAPLFGIDFTQVPRDFPEEVPFIVVKCTSEIEARALGVQGIYRISGSKARVEKLCQAFENGRSLVELSEHSPHDITGVLKHFLKELSVPVLLSQLYDDLIALAKDLQKPGEKLDGAGLASDPIQSMKELLSKLPGSNYNTLRHLIAHLYRVAEKYEENKMSPNNLGIVFGPTLIRPGSGSDVSMSCLVDSGYQAQIVEFLIQNYERVFGMDDLPSSLSLGCENSSQEASTEKDEGPQSPSTDQAITLENFSSKHGLSVNCVSDNSPCREAANELTLEGARSLCSVDAPEMNTSASSELEDLEDSVQEKPDSDSDTVLGTQPRCHFSRQPIKYIRTQAKTKPVIPKSASLPLRTTTLANMATESGAEGNLTDSSSTAKDVLEDSTSSRTILTDMSTLKHHSGTRQNLRHFEITQETARIVSKFKVNDTSASPEPSLESTGATEKAEDLSPGTYL, encoded by the exons ATGAACGGGCCGGCAACCAGGGCCAGCACCATCCCTGGCCACCGTGCCGGCCGCGTGGACCTCGTGGCCAATGAGGTGCTCCATGTCACCAAACACCTGAGGAACATCGGCAGGAAATTGCAGAACTTCCGCGAGCTCTTCCGAAAag GAGAAGTTACTTCAGCTTCTGTGGAAGCCAAGCTGGCAGACTTACTGCAAGCCATCTCCTCCTTCCTGAACACGTGTCCTGCTTTGACCGGGGATGCCATCCAGCCTGCCGTAGCAGCCCTTATCGCCAATATCGACG GTCTCAACAACCAAGAGAGGGCACCTGAAAATAGGAAGCGGTACAGTGAGATATTCCGGAGCCTGGATGCCATAGAAATCTCAATTGGAAACAC GACGGTTGACATGTTCACCAACGATGCTGATGGCACCGATGATGGAGATGTGACCACAGAAAGAGAGGTCATTCCG TTGAGTGAAAGTTTCTGCAAGAGCAAAACCAGTTCAGAGAGGCAAGTGCAAGCAGACATAACAG TTCAGGAGGCAGACAAAATGCTGATAAGATGCGAAGGTGGCATCGACGCAGCCCTCGAATATGCCAAAATGTGGTGTAAATATGTCAAAGAGCTTCTCAGCTGGATTGAGAAACGCCTGAGTTACG AGACAGAGTTTGCCAAAGGGATGGTGAAGATAGCAGAATCGGGACGAAACGCCATCCTCCAACAG CACAACATGCCTCTTCGCATGCTGTATGCTATGGTGCTGGAACACGACATAAAGATTGGAAATTCAGCTACTGAGACCGCAGGATTGCTCCAACAGAAGGAATTCTACCAG CCTCTGTCagccaagaaaaatgaaattgagaAATGGAGGAAAGAATTCAAGGATCAGTGGACAAAGGAGCAAAAGAGAATG AATGAATCCCTGTCGACCCTGCGCAAGTCCCGCCTGCAATACATACAGCGCTGCGAGGAGCTGGAGAAAGCCAAGCAGCTGAGCGCCAAGGCAGAGGACGAATACCAAAGCACCGCCATCAGCCACCCTGGCAGCGCCAacaagcagctggagaagcGGCGCCGTTCGTGTGAGGAGGCACAAGCCAAG GTTCAGGAGACAGAAGCTTTCTACAAGACGTGCATCAGCGACGCCAATTTTCGGCGACAAGAACTGGAGAAAGTGCGAGCCCGGATCGTCTCCCACATCCGGAAGCTCATTTACCAAGGGGATGAGGTGCTGACGTGG GTCACTTTAAGGATGTTCAAGCAGCGGCAGACTCAGTCAGAACAGATTCCGGTGGGATACCAGTACCTGTCAGAGGTCTGCAAGCCGTACAAAGCGGGTGAGAAATACCTGGAATTCatccaggctctgcagaagaAAGACATTCACGTGGAAGTGTTTGAATTTGAGCCGCTCGCTTCTGGAGggcagag gtcccctcccagcagcaaaaagaagGTGGCATTGCATTACACAGGACCCTCTTCCGCAGCAAAGGATGCCAGCATGCCAGAAGATACCTCTAGAAAGCAGTTCTCCACAAACAGCGAACAGA GCGCGAACAGATCCCTCTGCAGTGACACAGAAAGCCTTGGTGGAAGCTGTGAATCCCGGTCCCTGGATTCTCCCAGTTCTAGCCCAG GAAACTCCAACAGGAAATTGTCGAAAGCTCCATCCACTGGCACCATGTCCTCCTCCGATGATTTTGAAGAGAGAGATTCCTTGCAGACTTTTGAAAATG AAAACGGCACATCCCAGCAGCAGTTTAAGAACATCCTCCTCTCCAGCGCGGCGCAGACTCACCGGCTTCGGAAGCTGCGGGGACCGTCCAAGTGCAGGGAGTGCGACACCTTCATGGTCAGCGGCTTCGAGTGCGAGGAG TGCTGCCTGGCCTGCCACAAGAAGTGTCTTGAGAACCTGCTCATCACCTGCGGCCACAAGAAGCTGCCCAACCGTGCACCTCTTTTTGGCATTGACTTCACGCAGGTGCCTCGAGATTTCCCAGAAGAAGTTCCCTTCATAGTGGTGAAATGCACCTCAGAAATCGAAGCCCGGGCCCTCGGGGTGCAG GGGATCTACCGGATAAGTGGATCTAAAGCACGGGTGGAGAAGCTGTGCCAGGCGTTCGAGAACGGCCGGAGCCTGGTCGAGCTCTCCGAGCACTCCCCTCATGACATCACGGGGGTCCTGAAGCATTTCCTGAAGGAA CTTTCAGTGCCGGTGCTGCTGTCTCAGCTCTACGATGACCTCATTGCGCTTGCCAAAGATTTGCAAAAACCTGGGGAGAAGCTGGACGGGGCAGGCTTGGCTTCCGACCCCATCCAGAGCATGAAGGAGTTGCTGAGCAAATTGCCTGGAAGCAACTACAACACTCTCCGGCACCTTATCGCACACCTGTACAG GGTGGCAGAGAAATACGAAGAGAACAAGATGTCCCCAAACAACCTGGGCATAGTATTTGGGCCAACTCTGATCCGGCCGGGCTCAGGGAGCGACGTCTCCATGTCGTGCCTGGTTGACTCTGGGTATCAAGCCCAGATTGTGGAATTTCTCATTCAGAACTACGAAAGGGTGTTTGGGATGGATGATCTGCCTTCATCCTTATCCCTTGGATGTGAAAATTCTTCGCAAGAAGCATCGACAGAGAAGGATGAAGGACCTCAGAGCCCAAGCACAGACCAGGCCATAACTCTAGAG AATTTCTCCTCCAAGCACGGTTTAAGTGTGAACTGTGTCTCTGATAACTCGCCTTGCAGGGAAGCCGCCAACGAGCTGACTCTGGAGGGAGCCCGCAGTCTGTGCAGCGTGGATGCTCCAG aGATGAATACAAGCGCTAGCTCTGAGCTGGAGGACCTGGAGGACTCTGTGCAGGAAAAGCCAGACAGTGATTCGGATACGGTCCTAGGGACCCAGCCCAGGTGCCATTTCAGCCGACAGCCCATAAAATATATCCGAACGCAGGCAAAAACGAAACCAGTCATTCCCAAGTCTGCCAGTTTGCCCTTGAGGACTACCACGTTAGCCAATATGGCAACAGAGTCTGGTGCAGAAGGCAATCTGACTGACAGCAGCTCCACGGCAAAGGACGTCCTGGAggacagcaccagcagcaggaccaTCTTGACTGACATGAGCACACTCAAGCACCACTCGGGAACGAGACAGAACCTCAGACATTTTGAGATCACGCAGGAAACGGCCAGGATTGTCTCAAAGTTTAAAGTCAATGACACTTCTGCATCTCCTGAGCCTTCTCTGGAGAGCACGGGAGCTACTGAGAAAGCAGAGGACCTCAGCCCAGGGACATAcctatag